The nucleotide window TATACCCCGGCCTTTGATTCAGTTCAATTGGTTCACACCTAGAAAACCAGTAGGTGCAATCCATTATGTTTAAAATTGTCTGatatttaattgtgttttgcACACAAACCAGGGTATCAAGCGAGGTGGTTGCAAGGTCATAGTTTGACAGAGAAGGAGCTGCCACAGGAGCAGCCGTGATCGGCTTGAGGATTCTTGAGCACGAGGAAGGTGGAGCGGATCAGCTCCTGGGTGAAGTCCACAGTGGCTCCTTTGACGAACTCCAGGCTTTCCTCGTCCACAATAATCCCCACTCCTCCCTGCTCGAACACTCTGAAAGCAGAGCAGCGACGAATGCAGGCGGGAACACAGTTGATTGGATTAATAGACGGTAATAAcacaatgtgtaaaacaaaaacctCAAAAGGTAGGTTTGCGGTAGTTTACCTGTCATCTTCATTCCTTTTGTTGTCAACAGAAAACTTGTATTGAAACCCCGAGCAGCCTCCACCCTCCACATGTATTCTCAGATAATCACCCTTCTCCATGATTTCCCCTAGTCTCTGtttagaaggggggggggggggggggggcgagatcATGATTACACATAACGCTGAAGTAAGTAACTATAAATGACATTTCAAGTGTTTTCGCAGTGTAATGTGGGGGGATCAATACAACGTTTGGATTTTAAGACATGGGCGTATGATGCTTAATCGTGGGCATCTAACTGACCTTCACACATGACTCAGTGAGTTGCACTTTATCTTCAGATGGTTCTGACCCCGCCGTCGTCTGCCGGTTGGATGCGCTGCTGAAGCGATGGAGCCCCGTTGTGTAAAGGGGGGGCTGTTTTTGAGGAAGTCGATGTAGCAGTTGGCTCACATTGTGGTTGGACACAAGAGTTGATGCCCTGACAAGAAACGTGTATATGATGTTAAGATCAGATCGCACGACAGGACACTTAACGGAGCTCTGgggtaagctaacgttagctagttagctaacggTCGCGCGAAAGGCTAGCTTAATAACAACCTGTCAACACTTCAACACACAgctctttttctccctgtggACACTTGGTTTATAGGTTATGGTCTCTACTATTGCCTACGATATAAGATAAACAAGCGTTACCTTGCAAGGTGCAATACTTTTGACTTTGACGCAGTAATCATAGCTCCTCTTACGAATGACATCTTCCATAACAAGTGTCGGTAGTTTGAAGCCCAGCCTACAACAAAAGGGCTGATCGAGCCTTCATTGGCTGAAATGATTGTCTAACAAATAGATACGCCCATATTCATTCAATACAGTCGTTTGATTCGTCAATTTACATGTCAGTTTGAAGGCATTGCCTGTGCcgtttgtgattttttttttacctcagttttgtttttcaggcAGATATCTCCGCCAATAACGTTATTTGTTGCCTCAACGCTACGCATATACCAGATATATGTTTATTTAAGTGGGGGTTGAAGATGGCTGGGGTTGTGTCTACAGTCATGTATTCGTGAACTGCTTGAGATTTTGAGCATTCAATTATATCTTTGAAGGCGGGGTCTTACTGGTGGGAAGTTTCCTGGCAGGCTTCGCTGCGGGCAACAAAATAACCCACACTAATAATCAGCTGTCTCTGATAATGGGCGTGGCTTGTGTCTCGTGACACAAGGAAATAAAAGTGCCAGGCGGTGGTTGTTTATCTCACTTCGGAAACTGACGGAAGCCCTCCAAAGGTACAGTTTTTTATCATTTGTTGTTAGCTTTACTAGTCTTATCAGAAGGCTATCGTGTATTTACCGTGTATATCAGGTAGTCGAAGAGTTACGTCTTCTGTGTTGTGAAACTCCACAAGCACTACTAAGTTACATTCAGGACGTTTGAGGAAACAAACGGTCCAACGATTCAACATTTTCCGCCCTAATCCATACTTTTGGTGagctttactttatttttattacgtAACGTTAATTTGTTTTTCGTGGTTTTTCAGGAAAGGAACCATGGACGTCCGGGCTCGTTTTTTCGTGCTGCTTTGCTTGATCGGACTCACCTGTGCCGAGCCAGTGAAATTCATCGACTGCGGTAAGCTTGACTTCACTCATGTGAAAGACTTTCAGTTTGTATTGTTGCAAACCGCTTTTAACTTCGCACCGACTAACGTTATATCTAAAGGCCCGGTGATCAATTCGTAtgtgcgttttttgtttttgaactatttcatttttggggggggattctCCGTAATATCACCCCATCTAGAATGATTATTTGATTTAGCACATCTCTAAACGGGGAGAAAAGAAGCCGCAGCAGAGTCAATGATAGAAATGCGTAGTCTCATTTGCACGGACTAAATGCCAGATCCTCAGTTTTCACGTTGTTACTCATCGTTTGTCACGAGACTCTATTGCCTCAGTCAtcgttttttacatttttggaaagCTACAGGAGAACTCTACTTTTCTATTAAAGGCAAcgcagtttttttaaatttaataatTATTAAATTGGTATTTTTaatctgtactttttttttttttttttttttttttaaggttccTCTTCTGGCAAAGTTTCCATAGTGGACATTACCCCATGTGCCAGTCAGCCATGTCGGCTAGAACGAGGACAGTCCTACAGTGTCAACGTGACGTTTGACAGTGGTAAGGGCGCTTTATTGTTTTAAGAGGACTTCTTCCAACAGTCCAAAAAAATCAGCTTTTCTGAcgttgttcatgtgtgtgtgatctgttcTAGCTGTTCAGAGCCAATCAAGCACAGCCGTGGTTCACGGCATCGTTGCTGGAGTTCCCATCCCCTTCCCCATCCCCATAGAAGATGGCTGCAAGTCTGGTATCCAGTGTCCCatccagaagcagcagcagtatCACTATCTGAACTCTCTTCCTGTGAAGTCTGAGTACCCTGCCGTAAGTGCTAATTAAATCCGCAGccatacttttttaaaaaaaaaaattatttccCCATCAGGTTCTTTTTAATGTAGACAGATTGCtaagtaaaaatgtaattttgtgtATTCCATTTTATTGTGTAAAAGGCAAAACCTGTATTAAATTTCTCTTCTGCATGTGCAGATAAAGCTGGTCGTGGAGTGGGAACTGAGAGATGACAACAAGAAAGACCTATTCTGCATCCGGTTCCCAGTTCAGATTGTAAACTGAGTTGGCCAAAGTACttttgatacttttttttttttctttttaaaagggaTTCAGCTATGAGTAAAGAAATATGTGTTTCCAgttcagattttattttattccttcatCAAATGTCTTTCACTGGTTTGTTGGAACTTGCACATTTTGACTGCTGCTGAAATAAAATGCTAAACTCTGCAGTAACCTTCATAAGTTGGTTTTAAGCGAGATGGATGTGACTAGTTTGTATTTGTCAATGACCCTGAATCACTTCCACCACTGCAGCGCAATTGTCTTACGGTCTGCTCTGTAGTTAGAAAAATTGCATTCTGTATTTTCAAAaaaacttttgtgttttttttcttactgaCTGTACTAATAGACCTGTTTAATTGGAGATTGTAAATTTAGAATAAAAACCCATGAATGTGGCATAGTGTGaacatatttatttcaaaatcCATGCTGGAGGATTCAGTGAAGGGACTCGTTTTGTTAAAACCAGTTTGTTACTGCGGCCACGTCTGGCTTTCCCTCCTGTCGGATAACTCTGGATGGTAAAACACGAGGTCCAACAGTTCTGAGAATTTATTGGTCAACAGCAGAAAATGACCATGTGACTAATGGATTTCTTAACACCGAAGGACTAGTGCAGGAACCCATTGAGAGTATACAGTGAACCTTCCGGGATCTCTTTTCACAGCTTGGAATGCAAGCTCCAGTTACTTTCAAGGCAGTGTGTTGGGGGCTAACTGTAGCTTTCGCTCAGATTCCTGCAGAACTAGTTTG belongs to Gasterosteus aculeatus chromosome 15, fGasAcu3.hap1.1, whole genome shotgun sequence and includes:
- the isca2 gene encoding iron-sulfur cluster assembly 2 homolog, mitochondrial, whose product is MSFVRGAMITASKSKVLHLARASTLVSNHNVSQLLHRLPQKQPPLYTTGLHRFSSASNRQTTAGSEPSEDKVQLTESCVKRLGEIMEKGDYLRIHVEGGGCSGFQYKFSVDNKRNEDDRVFEQGGVGIIVDEESLEFVKGATVDFTQELIRSTFLVLKNPQADHGCSCGSSFSVKL
- the LOC120832809 gene encoding NPC intracellular cholesterol transporter 2; this translates as MDVRARFFVLLCLIGLTCAEPVKFIDCGSSSGKVSIVDITPCASQPCRLERGQSYSVNVTFDSAVQSQSSTAVVHGIVAGVPIPFPIPIEDGCKSGIQCPIQKQQQYHYLNSLPVKSEYPAIKLVVEWELRDDNKKDLFCIRFPVQIVN